Proteins encoded by one window of Bacteroidota bacterium:
- a CDS encoding carbohydrate binding family 9 domain-containing protein → MQEGPDPGAAPTERTEVRIIYNDTYLFVAITSFDSEADKMIRLEMERDFPLGQDDGTAFIIDPYHDKITGLNFVANTLDARWDAQVTQDGGGLNDSYNTFWEARTYVGDFGYSTEYRIPFSSLRFEQKEEVLMGFRIARLIKRKNELITFPKCDPNTENTWTNISYAREIVFRDLKSRNPLYISPYIIANYYEENVLNAEGTAYEKNSNFMTRKHFFENETLDKIVSNIGVDAKYGLSKNLTLDLTINTDFAQAEVDDRIINLSKYEVNLPEKRSFFLESANQLSFGFPSGNELFITRRIGNENGVIVPIIGGVRLTGKVNDWQIGALNMQTKGVSSVGISPHNFTVLRTRRDIDSLGSFVGAIVCNRVNTDTSALSNQSFGIDFVKRLNQQFTIEGGLINTLDNFETPDLLESLYFHTGFFQSATKGFIYNATLDLVGQHLNPVMGYLDDNDYGSVKGTLKYQWNLKNSKLLNYFYISTFNKYRWKIENGGAETIADDLYTGINFKSGAAIDISIIEFKQDSLFFDWELDDRNAISAGVYQTFNTAITLVSPQQSNYTASIYTTYGGFYGGDRLYVQPDITYWVNKHFNLSLTYEYNHITFEKYLAEDKNTLYESNLIRLGLVYNFTTRYSLKTYFQFDDLSQQTSTNIRFRYNPKEGTDLFIVINQGINNYRTRLDPKLPYINNQAFTVKFTKTFGGD, encoded by the coding sequence ATGCAGGAAGGTCCTGACCCTGGTGCGGCTCCGACAGAAAGAACGGAAGTGCGTATTATATATAATGATACCTATCTGTTTGTTGCAATTACTTCCTTTGATTCTGAAGCCGACAAAATGATTCGGCTTGAAATGGAACGCGATTTTCCGTTGGGACAGGATGATGGAACAGCATTTATTATAGATCCATACCACGATAAAATTACAGGACTAAATTTTGTCGCTAATACTTTGGATGCCCGTTGGGATGCCCAGGTTACGCAAGATGGTGGGGGATTAAATGATTCATATAACACATTTTGGGAAGCGCGGACCTATGTTGGCGATTTTGGATATTCCACGGAATACAGAATTCCATTTTCCTCGCTTCGTTTCGAACAAAAAGAAGAAGTTTTAATGGGTTTCAGGATTGCACGTTTAATTAAAAGAAAAAATGAATTAATCACTTTTCCTAAATGTGATCCGAATACAGAAAATACCTGGACAAATATTTCTTATGCGAGGGAAATTGTTTTCCGTGATCTGAAAAGCAGAAATCCATTGTATATCAGTCCCTATATTATTGCAAATTATTATGAAGAAAATGTTTTAAATGCTGAGGGTACAGCATATGAAAAAAATTCCAATTTTATGACGCGTAAACATTTTTTTGAAAATGAAACGCTGGATAAAATTGTGAGTAATATAGGGGTGGATGCAAAATATGGTCTCTCTAAAAATTTAACCCTCGACCTCACAATTAATACCGATTTTGCACAAGCGGAAGTTGACGACAGAATTATTAATCTTTCGAAATATGAAGTAAATCTTCCCGAAAAGAGAAGTTTTTTTCTGGAATCCGCAAATCAGTTAAGTTTTGGTTTTCCATCCGGAAACGAATTATTTATTACAAGAAGAATTGGAAATGAAAACGGAGTTATTGTACCAATCATTGGCGGAGTACGTCTTACAGGAAAAGTAAACGACTGGCAAATTGGCGCATTAAATATGCAGACAAAAGGTGTATCCTCCGTCGGAATTTCACCGCATAATTTTACTGTCCTGCGAACACGCCGTGATATTGATTCCCTTGGAAGTTTTGTTGGCGCAATTGTTTGCAACAGAGTCAATACCGATACTTCGGCATTATCAAATCAATCGTTTGGAATTGATTTTGTTAAAAGATTAAATCAACAATTTACCATTGAAGGGGGCTTGATAAATACCTTAGACAATTTTGAAACTCCCGATCTTTTAGAGAGTTTATATTTTCATACCGGATTTTTTCAATCTGCAACAAAGGGATTTATTTATAATGCCACTTTAGATCTTGTTGGTCAGCATTTGAATCCCGTTATGGGTTATCTGGATGACAATGATTACGGTTCCGTAAAAGGTACACTTAAATATCAATGGAATTTAAAGAACAGCAAACTATTAAATTATTTTTATATTTCCACCTTTAATAAATACAGATGGAAAATAGAAAATGGTGGTGCCGAAACTATTGCCGATGATCTTTACACCGGAATTAATTTTAAGAGTGGTGCGGCGATCGATATTTCCATTATAGAATTTAAACAGGATTCTTTGTTTTTCGATTGGGAGCTGGACGATCGCAATGCAATTTCCGCCGGAGTATATCAAACATTTAATACAGCGATCACGCTCGTCTCACCCCAACAATCTAACTATACTGCATCCATTTATACTACCTACGGTGGATTTTACGGAGGCGACCGTTTATATGTTCAACCTGATATCACCTATTGGGTGAATAAACATTTTAATTTATCCCTCACCTACGAATACAATCATATCACCTTTGAAAAATATCTCGCCGAAGATAAAAATACTTTATATGAAAGCAATTTAATTCGTTTAGGATTGGTATATAATTTCACTACAAGATATTCTCTCAAAACCTATTTTCAATTCGACGATCTCAGTCAACAAACCAGCACAAACATTAGATTCCGTTATAATCCAAAGGAAGGAACTGATCTTTTTATTGTAATTAATCAGGGAATAAATAATTACCGTACAAGATTGGATCCTAAACTACCTTATATTAATAATCAGGCGTTTACGGTTAAGTTTACGAAAACCTTTGGAGGTGATTAA
- a CDS encoding PadR family transcriptional regulator — protein sequence MNVENAQAQMRKGVLEFCILAIISEGEIYPSDVISRLKESNLLVAEGTVYPLLNRLKTMELLSYKWVESNSGPPRKYYQLTDKGKLFLTELNKTWLELSNAVSINSKHLNTI from the coding sequence ATGAATGTAGAAAATGCCCAGGCTCAAATGCGAAAGGGTGTGCTGGAGTTCTGTATACTGGCCATAATAAGTGAGGGGGAAATTTATCCTTCGGATGTGATTAGCAGATTAAAAGAAAGTAATCTGCTGGTTGCGGAAGGAACAGTTTATCCTTTGCTCAACCGGCTAAAAACGATGGAACTTCTCAGTTACAAATGGGTGGAAAGTAATTCGGGTCCACCCCGCAAATATTATCAGTTAACTGATAAAGGCAAACTTTTTTTAACCGAACTCAATAAAACATGGCTCGAATTATCGAATGCCGTATCTATAAACTCAAAACATTTAAACACAATTTAA